The Neptunomonas concharum genomic interval TCAGGATCAGCGAAAAAGGAGAGATCACGCTCACCCCGCCAAGATAACCTGCTGATTAACGAGGGGGAATAACCCCCTTCAGATACTAGAACTGATAACAAGCCATACCCAGATTTCCATAAGTATAGCTGTCATAAACTAGTCGTCCCGGGCAACCTTGACCTGCCGCCGCGGCCACCAACAAAGGGGTTAGGTGTTCTAATGTTGGATGGGCTCTAAAAAGTAATGGCTCTGCAGTCATCAACTCTTGAAGCTTCTGCGTTCCCCCATGTTCAACAGCGGTAGTTAAATGTTGTGTAAATGTCTTAGCCCACGCTTCAGTGACCCCCTGCCTATTCAGGTCTCTTAGATTATGCACACTCCCACCCGAACAAAGGACCATGATACCCTCTTTCCGTAGAGTCCCTAAGAAGTCCCCCAAGGCGATGCAATTGTCCCACTGATCAGGTAACGAGATAGCGATAATGGGGACATTTGCATCCGGATAGATCACTTTTAATGGAACCCATGCCCCATGGTCTAAGCCTCGATTAAAGGTACACTGCACGGCAACCCCTAAATTCGCCAATCTCGACTTAAGATGGTTTGCCAGTATGCTATCTCCTTTGGCGGGATAATTAGTCTGGTAAAGTTCATCCGCAAATCCAGAGAAGTCATATATAAGATCATATTCTGCTTGGCTCGCTATCTTCACCGTGGTGGAAACCCAATGAGCCGAAACAACGACAACCGCTTTCGGAGCAGGATGTGCCAATCCAAAGTCACGAAAGAAGGTTAATATAGAATCATCACTAATAAGTAAGTCCGGTGCGCCATGACTAACAAAAATAGAGGGCTGCATTATTAGATACCTCAATCATTAAATATGTGCTTAGTATCTTTGGCATTACTTCAAAGAACAATCTCCTGTATTATTTAAATACTGTATACATAATGTTGACAATATGGATAAGCTAACCTGCATACGCACATTCATTGCCGTTGTCGAAGCGGGTACCTTTACCTCCGCTGCAAAATCCTGTGGAATATCCAAAGCACTGGTAAGCAAATATGTCAGCGCTTTAGAAAACGATCTGAACGCCCGCCTACTCCAACGAACTACTCGCCAAGTAACCATCACCGATAGTGGAGCACTCTATTACCAACGCTGTAAAACCCTTATCCAAGATCTAGATGATCTGGATAACTCCCTTAAGGACGCGCAAGAAAACCTACGAGGCTTGTTAAAGATTAGCGCGCCTGTCTCATTTACAGAGATAAAACTTATGCCAGTCTTCCAGCAGTTTCTAATAGATCACCCTCTGATTAGAATCCAGTTAGATGTATCTGATCACTTTGTAAACTTATTGGACGAGCAAGCTGATATCGCCATTCGAATAGGCCAGCTAGAGGACTCTTCTTTAGTGATGAGAAAGCTCACACAGATTGAATTGATTCTTTGCGCCAGCCCTGACTATCTAAAAATACACGGAATACCGAATCATCCCGATAAATTGACAGAGCATACCTGCTTTTTTGATAGTAACAGCAGGGATGAAAAACGTTGGTCATTCATGCTCGACGGAAGAAAGCACACTGTTACCCCTAAGTGCCAATTAGAGATCAATAGTGCACGGGCTATCCGCGAATTACTCGTTAGCCACCAAGGTATTAGCATGCTACCTTCATTTGTCATAGATAAAGACATAGAAGAGGGACGCTTGGTCCCCCTTTTAGAAACGTTTCAAAATCCGCCTTTGGGTGTTTACGCTGTATATCAGCACAAGAAACACCTTCCCGCCAAAATCCGCTTACTCATCGACACACTCGCTGACAGCTTTGCCAACGAGTAGTCTCCCATTGCTTCGGAGAAAGGCTATTTAGCACGCTTCTTGACACTTTTCTGGCGTGTTTGTTTGGATGATTTAGCCGCTGCTTTCTTACGTGCTAACGCGGTCGGTCTGTTAGACATCGAAGGTTTGGCAGCTCGTTGCGCTACAGGAGCGGTTTTGGCAGGTGCAGGTTTAGAAAATTTCTTCTTCTCTTCAGCAGGTACTAATTGCCACTCAGCACTCCCAATCAGATCGTCACGCCCCATCTCCTGAAGCACCTTTCTCAGCTTTGGCCAATTATCCTGATCATGGTAACGCAGGAGTGCTTTTTGGGTACGGCGCTGTTCAAGGTCTCGAGGGATATAGAGTTTTTCACTCTTATAGCTGACTTTTTTAAGCGGGTTGCGCCCAGAGTGATACATCGCCGTCGCGAGTGCCATCGGTGAAGGATAGAAAGTTTGTACCTGATCCACTCGGAACTTATGTTCTTTTAACCAACGAGCAAGATTAAGCATATCTTCATCTTCACAGCCAGGGTGTGCCGCGATAAAGTAAGGTATCAGATATTGCTTTTTACCGGCTTCTTTAGAGTATTTATCAAACATTTTCTTGAAGCGGTCATAGGTTCCCATACCCGGCTTCATCATTTTTGATAATGTTCCCTCTTCACTGTGCTCAGGTGCTATTTTCAGATAACCACCAACGTGATGAGTCACCAGCTCTTTAACATATTCAGGATCTTCAACCGCTAAGTCATAGCGAAGGCCAGAGGCAATGGCAACAGTGTGTACACCTTCCAACTTACGCGCCTTACGGTATAACTGGGTCGTCTCACTATGATCAGTTTTCAGGTTCTGACAAATGACCGGATAAACGCAGGATAGCTTGCGGCAAGACGCTTGTATTTCAGGGTCATTACAGTTCAGGTGGTACATATTCGATGTTGGCCCACCTAAATCAGAAATCATACCAGTGAAGCCTGGAACTTTATCGCGTATCTCTTCGATCTCTTTAATAACCGACTCTTGGGAACGGCTCTGGATGATGCGACCTTCATGCTCAGTAATCGAACAAAACGTGCAACCACCAAAACAGCCACGCATGATATTTACCGAAAAACGGATCATATCATAGGCTGGGATCTTCTTATTGCCATAGCGAGGATGCGGTATACGTTGATATGGCAACCCAAAAACAGCATCCATCTCCGGTGTATCTAACGGAATGGGAGGCGGATTTGCCCAAATTTCCTTTTTACCAT includes:
- a CDS encoding LysR family transcriptional regulator codes for the protein MDKLTCIRTFIAVVEAGTFTSAAKSCGISKALVSKYVSALENDLNARLLQRTTRQVTITDSGALYYQRCKTLIQDLDDLDNSLKDAQENLRGLLKISAPVSFTEIKLMPVFQQFLIDHPLIRIQLDVSDHFVNLLDEQADIAIRIGQLEDSSLVMRKLTQIELILCASPDYLKIHGIPNHPDKLTEHTCFFDSNSRDEKRWSFMLDGRKHTVTPKCQLEINSARAIRELLVSHQGISMLPSFVIDKDIEEGRLVPLLETFQNPPLGVYAVYQHKKHLPAKIRLLIDTLADSFANE
- a CDS encoding YgiQ family radical SAM protein, with product MIRTAPNLFSYTPYWAECYGTAPFLPTTREEMDQLGWDSCDVILITGDAYVDHPSFGMAVMGRVLEAQGFRVGIIAQPDWRSTADFSELGKPNLYFGVTAGNMDSMINRYTADLRVRHDDAYTADGEEGKRPDRAVIVYSQRCRELYKDVPIVIGGIEASLRRIAQYDYWSNKVRRSVLLDSGADILLYGNAERAIVDLTHRLALGESIRSIIDLRGTVVVREQLPDGYVEVDSTRVDWPGHIDKIVNPYEYIPEPAKCAEDKAKADPNAVQPIRIIPEPLKGKQRLDGNRTYIRLPAYERVAKDPVLYAHASRILHLESNPHNAKALVQRDGKKEIWANPPPIPLDTPEMDAVFGLPYQRIPHPRYGNKKIPAYDMIRFSVNIMRGCFGGCTFCSITEHEGRIIQSRSQESVIKEIEEIRDKVPGFTGMISDLGGPTSNMYHLNCNDPEIQASCRKLSCVYPVICQNLKTDHSETTQLYRKARKLEGVHTVAIASGLRYDLAVEDPEYVKELVTHHVGGYLKIAPEHSEEGTLSKMMKPGMGTYDRFKKMFDKYSKEAGKKQYLIPYFIAAHPGCEDEDMLNLARWLKEHKFRVDQVQTFYPSPMALATAMYHSGRNPLKKVSYKSEKLYIPRDLEQRRTQKALLRYHDQDNWPKLRKVLQEMGRDDLIGSAEWQLVPAEEKKKFSKPAPAKTAPVAQRAAKPSMSNRPTALARKKAAAKSSKQTRQKSVKKRAK
- a CDS encoding DODA-type extradiol aromatic ring-opening family dioxygenase yields the protein MQPSIFVSHGAPDLLISDDSILTFFRDFGLAHPAPKAVVVVSAHWVSTTVKIASQAEYDLIYDFSGFADELYQTNYPAKGDSILANHLKSRLANLGVAVQCTFNRGLDHGAWVPLKVIYPDANVPIIAISLPDQWDNCIALGDFLGTLRKEGIMVLCSGGSVHNLRDLNRQGVTEAWAKTFTQHLTTAVEHGGTQKLQELMTAEPLLFRAHPTLEHLTPLLVAAAAGQGCPGRLVYDSYTYGNLGMACYQF